The following proteins are co-located in the Gossypium hirsutum isolate 1008001.06 chromosome A02, Gossypium_hirsutum_v2.1, whole genome shotgun sequence genome:
- the LOC107951163 gene encoding dirigent protein, producing the protein MEAKRSLLAIFLLLSFLSISTATSTRKTRTRNPCKSMVFYFHDIIYNGHNAKNATSAIVGSPQWGNKTILTGKNHFGDLVVFDDPITLDNNLHSKPVGRAQGFYIYDKKDIFTAWLGFSFVFNSTQNKGSINFAGADPLMNQTRDISVIGGTGDFLMARGVATLMTDAFEGEVYFRLRTDINLYECW; encoded by the coding sequence ATGGAAGCTAAGAGATCCCTATTAGCCATCTTCCTCCTCCTTTCCTTCCTCTCCATATCAACCGCAACATCAACTCGAAAAACCCGAACCCGAAATCCATGCAAGAGCATGGTGTTTTATTTCCACGACATAATCTACAACGGCCATAACGCAAAGAACGCAACATCAGCCATTGTAGGTTCACCACAATGGGGGAACAAGACCATTTTAACAGGAAAAAACCATTTCGGAGACCTGGTCGTGTTCGACGACCCCATTACCTTAGACAACAACTTGCATTCGAAACCAGTGGGTCGAGCCCAAGGGTTTTATATCTACGACAAGAAAGACATATTCACAGCTTGGTTGGGTTTCTCCTTCGTTTTCAATTCTACCCAAAATAAAGGAAGTATAAACTTCGCCGGTGCTGATCCGTTGATGAACCAGACGAGGGATATATCAGTGATTGGTGGAACAGGTGATTTCTTAATGGCTCGAGGAGTGGCTACTTTGATGACTGATGCCTTTGAAGGGGAAGTATATTTTCGTCTTCGAACTGATATTAATTTGTATGAATGTTGGTAA